One Fontisphaera persica DNA window includes the following coding sequences:
- the ileS gene encoding isoleucine--tRNA ligase yields MDYKTTLNLPRTDFPMKADLVSREPERLEQWEKARLYEQIMAARAGAPKFVLHDGPPFANGDVHIGTALNKTLKDILIRYKSLRGFCAPYVPGWDCHGLPIEFKVIQELRKAGNAATDPAAIRRECDAYARKYIQIQRQQFKRLGVLGDWENPYLTLNKEYEADELRLFADLVEQGFIYRGKKPVYWSIPCRTALAEAEVEYQDHLSPSIYVKFPLVNHPGNFLLIWTTTPWTLPANLAVAYNSNFTYSVVQVEAELYILETMLVGTVAEKCQWENYQIIRTLYPEHLKELVYQHPFCQRTGRLYAGDEFVDNQTGTGFVHIAPGHGMEDYLLGLREGLPIYSPVNDEGCFAHTADLPVEQQMPAAMVGKSILEKHGKSDANEAVLHELRARKLLLHQENYHHSYPHCWRSKTPIIFRAMDQWFIRVDHQGFRQRALAEIDRVQWVPAWGVNRIKGAVEARPDWCISRQRAWGVPLPAFYDADGRPILDARIVRAAARLIEKHGSQVWFETKAEELWKLLRPEDWNGPEAATKSMDTLDVWIDSGSSSRAVLMRRPELRHGKADGAAEDWQADVYLEGSDQHRGWFQSSLLLSLAAHGAAPFKTVLTHGFMVDADREKISKSKQGQGGYLKPQTSEQYIKDHGADVVRLWVSSQDYRNDIVVSDERIRKVGETYRVIRNALRYQLSNLYDYDPAQHGVPTEQLTGLDRWILNELATVEQEVMAAYEAYEFHTVYQRLSQFAAVQLSAIYHDLVKDRLYTDPANSPRRRSTQTTLHRLVTSLSQMLSPILVFTADEAWEHLPGRATESVHLSQWQAQGVPLPEDQRALWRRMLEVRESALAELEKARQAKLIGKALEAQATLTLSREDYALMASLQEDLRELLNVSQLHLKQGEQLAIVVAKAAGEKCERCWHWETDVGSHAEHPTLCRRCLAAI; encoded by the coding sequence ATGGACTATAAGACGACATTGAACCTGCCCAGGACGGACTTCCCCATGAAAGCCGACCTGGTCAGCCGCGAACCGGAGCGGTTGGAGCAATGGGAAAAGGCGCGGCTGTATGAGCAAATCATGGCGGCCCGCGCAGGCGCGCCCAAGTTTGTGCTCCACGATGGCCCCCCTTTTGCCAACGGCGATGTGCACATTGGCACGGCACTCAACAAGACGCTCAAGGACATTCTCATCCGGTACAAATCCCTGCGGGGTTTTTGCGCGCCCTATGTGCCGGGGTGGGATTGTCACGGGCTGCCCATTGAGTTCAAGGTCATCCAAGAGCTGCGCAAGGCCGGGAATGCCGCCACAGACCCCGCCGCCATCCGGCGGGAATGTGATGCTTATGCGCGCAAGTACATTCAAATTCAGCGGCAGCAGTTCAAACGGCTGGGCGTGCTGGGCGATTGGGAAAATCCTTATCTGACATTAAACAAAGAATACGAGGCCGATGAATTGCGGTTGTTTGCGGATTTGGTGGAACAAGGGTTTATCTACCGCGGGAAGAAACCGGTGTACTGGAGCATTCCCTGCCGGACGGCGCTGGCGGAAGCGGAAGTGGAATACCAGGACCATCTCAGCCCCAGCATTTATGTAAAGTTCCCGCTGGTGAATCATCCGGGCAATTTCCTGCTGATTTGGACCACGACGCCCTGGACCCTGCCGGCCAATCTGGCGGTGGCCTACAATTCCAACTTCACCTATTCGGTGGTGCAAGTGGAGGCGGAGCTGTACATCCTGGAAACGATGCTGGTGGGGACGGTGGCGGAAAAGTGCCAATGGGAGAATTATCAGATTATCCGCACGCTGTATCCGGAGCATTTGAAAGAGCTGGTGTACCAGCATCCATTCTGCCAGCGCACCGGCCGGCTCTATGCGGGGGATGAGTTTGTGGACAACCAGACGGGCACGGGTTTTGTGCACATCGCGCCCGGGCATGGCATGGAGGACTACCTGCTGGGCTTGCGGGAGGGGCTGCCGATTTACTCGCCCGTGAATGATGAGGGTTGTTTTGCCCATACCGCAGATTTGCCGGTGGAGCAGCAAATGCCGGCGGCCATGGTGGGCAAATCCATTTTGGAAAAACACGGCAAGAGCGATGCCAATGAGGCGGTGCTCCACGAATTGCGTGCGCGTAAATTACTGCTGCACCAGGAGAACTATCATCACAGCTATCCGCACTGCTGGCGCAGCAAAACGCCGATTATTTTCCGCGCCATGGACCAATGGTTCATCCGGGTGGACCATCAGGGTTTCCGGCAGCGCGCCCTCGCCGAAATTGACCGGGTGCAATGGGTGCCCGCCTGGGGGGTCAATCGCATCAAAGGCGCCGTGGAGGCACGCCCGGATTGGTGCATTTCGCGGCAGCGGGCGTGGGGTGTGCCGTTGCCGGCTTTTTACGATGCGGACGGCCGGCCGATTCTGGATGCCCGCATTGTGCGGGCGGCCGCCCGGTTGATTGAAAAGCACGGCAGCCAGGTCTGGTTTGAGACGAAGGCCGAAGAGCTGTGGAAACTATTGCGCCCGGAGGATTGGAACGGGCCGGAGGCCGCCACCAAATCCATGGACACGCTGGACGTGTGGATTGATTCCGGCTCCTCCTCGCGGGCGGTATTGATGCGGCGCCCGGAACTGCGCCACGGCAAGGCGGACGGGGCGGCGGAAGACTGGCAGGCCGATGTTTATCTGGAAGGTTCGGATCAACATCGTGGATGGTTCCAATCCTCGCTGTTGCTTTCCCTGGCAGCCCACGGGGCGGCGCCCTTCAAAACCGTGCTGACGCACGGGTTCATGGTGGATGCGGATCGCGAGAAAATTTCCAAGAGCAAGCAGGGCCAAGGGGGCTACCTCAAGCCGCAGACCTCGGAGCAGTACATCAAAGATCACGGCGCGGACGTGGTGCGTCTGTGGGTCTCCTCCCAGGATTATCGAAATGACATCGTGGTCAGCGACGAGCGCATCCGCAAAGTGGGCGAGACGTACCGGGTCATCCGCAATGCCCTGCGCTATCAGCTTTCCAACCTTTACGATTATGACCCGGCACAACATGGAGTGCCGACGGAGCAACTAACCGGGCTGGACCGCTGGATACTGAATGAACTGGCCACGGTGGAGCAGGAAGTCATGGCAGCTTATGAGGCCTATGAATTCCACACGGTTTATCAAAGGTTGAGCCAGTTTGCCGCAGTGCAGCTCTCGGCCATTTATCATGATCTGGTCAAAGATCGGTTGTACACCGATCCGGCCAACAGCCCGCGGCGGCGGAGCACTCAAACCACGCTGCACCGGCTGGTCACCAGCCTGAGCCAGATGCTTTCGCCCATCCTAGTGTTCACCGCGGATGAGGCATGGGAGCATCTCCCGGGCCGGGCGACGGAATCGGTGCACCTGAGCCAGTGGCAGGCGCAGGGAGTTCCCCTGCCGGAAGACCAGCGCGCCTTGTGGCGACGGATGTTGGAAGTGCGGGAAAGCGCCCTGGCCGAGCTGGAAAAAGCGCGTCAGGCCAAGTTGATTGGCAAAGCCCTCGAGGCCCAGGCGACCTTGACATTGAGCCGTGAAGATTACGCGCTCATGGCGTCGTTGCAGGAGGATTTGCGGGAGCTGTTGAACGTCTCGCAACTGCATCTCAAGCAAGGGGAGCAACTGGCAATCGTGGTGGCCAAAGCCGCAGGGGAGAAATGCGAACGCTGCTGGCATTGGGAAACGGATGTGGGAAGCCATGCGGAGCATCCCACCTTGTGCCGCCGTTGTCTGGCAGCCATTTAG
- a CDS encoding sugar phosphate isomerase/epimerase family protein: MKISITSWATALVCLTATALWGAPAPKEKQAGIGGSFRGPLGLQLYSLRNEFAKDVPGTLAKVRDYGIKYVELAGTYKLHPLRFKEMLDAHGLVPIAGHFSYEQYRDKIEEVIKEAKILGLQYAGCAWIPHKAPFDEAQARAAIAVFNKAGEALAKEGIKFFYHVHGYEFHPYKDETLMDLMIKETKPEYVAFQMDVLWVFYPGQDPAKWLQKYGSRWELMHLKDLKQGVARGSLSGSTDVTNDVALGTGQVNYPEVLRAARRAKVKWYFIEDESPTAAEQIPQSLQFLERVRF, translated from the coding sequence ATGAAAATATCCATCACTTCCTGGGCCACCGCGTTGGTGTGTTTGACCGCAACCGCTCTTTGGGGCGCTCCGGCACCCAAGGAGAAACAGGCGGGCATTGGCGGCAGTTTTCGCGGGCCGCTTGGCCTGCAGCTTTACAGCCTGCGCAATGAGTTTGCCAAAGATGTACCCGGCACGCTGGCGAAGGTCAGAGATTACGGCATCAAGTATGTGGAACTGGCCGGCACTTACAAACTGCATCCGTTGCGCTTCAAAGAAATGCTGGATGCGCATGGGCTGGTGCCCATTGCGGGCCACTTCAGTTATGAACAGTACCGTGACAAAATCGAGGAGGTCATCAAGGAAGCAAAGATTCTGGGGTTGCAGTACGCCGGCTGCGCGTGGATACCACACAAGGCGCCCTTTGATGAAGCCCAGGCACGGGCCGCCATTGCGGTGTTCAACAAGGCGGGCGAAGCGCTGGCCAAGGAAGGCATCAAGTTCTTTTATCATGTCCACGGATATGAGTTTCATCCCTACAAGGACGAAACCTTGATGGATTTAATGATTAAAGAGACCAAGCCGGAATATGTGGCTTTTCAAATGGATGTCCTGTGGGTGTTTTATCCGGGACAGGACCCCGCCAAATGGCTGCAAAAATATGGGAGCCGCTGGGAATTGATGCATCTCAAGGATTTGAAGCAGGGAGTGGCGCGGGGAAGTCTTTCTGGAAGCACAGACGTCACCAATGATGTGGCGCTGGGCACCGGCCAGGTGAATTATCCGGAAGTGCTGCGGGCGGCGCGCCGGGCCAAAGTGAAATGGTACTTTATTGAGGATGAATCTCCCACCGCCGCGGAGCAAATTCCACAGAGCCTGCAGTTTTTGGAGCGAGTGCGTTTTTAG
- a CDS encoding 30S ribosomal protein S1, with the protein MATNAEFAELLQQYDRPLRAGDIVEGIIIEVRPKEVLVDIGGKSEGIVPATEFIEFDKVKVGDKIPVLIEKLEDKEGYLHISKEKAEFKQNWERILAIANEGATVTGVVKAAVKGGLIVNIGVEAFLPASQVDVSPPRNLQQFVGQTITCKVVKVNQERQNVVLSRRELIEQERNERRAKLLAEMMPGDIRKGTVKNITDFGAFIDLNGLDGLLHITDMSWGRINHPSEMLKVGQEIDVVVLEVNREKERVSLGLKQKMRNPWDNIEEKYQVGQKVKGKVVNLVPYGAFVELEPGVEGLVHVTELSWTKRIARPSDVLKPDQEIEAVVLGINRDEQKISLGVRQLETNPWDKAMEKYPPGTRVKGKIRNLTSYGAFVELEEGIDGMVHVSDISWTRKINHPSEVLKKGEEVEAVVLEIDKANQRIALGIKQLTSDPWEHIDDYYKVGDLVTGKVTKLASFGAFVGLQHDIDGLVHISQVSEERVDKIKNVLKVGQEVTARVIKIDKADRRIGLSIKAANYSAEQLKAEQAALDALKPGEDLVALQHAFEAADEERREQDQQ; encoded by the coding sequence ATGGCTACGAACGCCGAGTTTGCAGAGTTATTACAACAGTATGATCGTCCCCTCCGCGCAGGGGATATCGTCGAAGGCATCATCATCGAAGTCCGCCCCAAGGAAGTCCTGGTGGACATCGGAGGCAAAAGCGAGGGCATCGTCCCCGCCACGGAATTCATCGAATTTGACAAGGTCAAGGTAGGAGACAAAATCCCCGTCCTGATTGAAAAACTGGAGGACAAGGAAGGGTATCTCCACATCTCCAAGGAGAAGGCCGAATTCAAGCAAAACTGGGAGCGGATTCTGGCCATTGCCAATGAAGGCGCCACCGTGACCGGCGTGGTGAAGGCCGCCGTCAAGGGCGGACTAATTGTGAACATTGGCGTGGAGGCCTTTCTGCCCGCCTCCCAGGTGGACGTTTCGCCCCCGCGCAACCTGCAACAATTCGTCGGGCAGACCATCACCTGCAAAGTGGTCAAGGTCAATCAGGAGCGGCAGAACGTGGTCCTGAGCCGCCGGGAGCTGATTGAGCAGGAGCGCAACGAGCGCCGCGCCAAACTGCTGGCTGAAATGATGCCGGGCGACATCCGCAAGGGCACCGTCAAGAACATCACGGACTTTGGCGCCTTCATTGACCTCAACGGCCTGGACGGCCTGCTGCACATCACCGATATGAGCTGGGGCCGCATCAATCACCCCTCCGAAATGCTCAAGGTGGGTCAGGAAATTGACGTGGTGGTGCTCGAAGTCAACCGCGAAAAAGAGCGTGTCAGCCTCGGCTTGAAGCAGAAGATGCGCAATCCGTGGGACAACATCGAGGAGAAATACCAGGTCGGCCAGAAGGTCAAAGGCAAGGTGGTCAATCTGGTCCCCTACGGCGCGTTTGTCGAATTGGAGCCGGGTGTCGAGGGCCTCGTGCACGTCACCGAATTGTCCTGGACCAAGCGCATCGCCAGACCGTCCGATGTGCTCAAGCCCGACCAGGAAATCGAAGCCGTGGTCCTGGGCATCAACCGCGACGAACAAAAAATCTCCCTCGGCGTGCGGCAGCTTGAAACCAATCCGTGGGACAAGGCGATGGAGAAGTACCCGCCCGGCACCCGCGTCAAAGGCAAGATTCGCAACCTCACCAGCTACGGCGCCTTTGTGGAGCTGGAAGAGGGCATTGACGGCATGGTCCACGTGTCCGACATCTCCTGGACGCGCAAAATCAATCACCCCTCCGAAGTGCTCAAGAAGGGTGAGGAAGTCGAAGCCGTGGTGCTCGAGATTGACAAGGCCAATCAGCGCATCGCCCTGGGCATCAAGCAGCTCACCAGCGATCCGTGGGAGCACATTGATGACTACTACAAAGTGGGCGATCTGGTGACCGGCAAGGTGACCAAGCTCGCCAGCTTCGGCGCCTTTGTGGGCTTGCAGCACGACATTGACGGCCTGGTGCACATCTCGCAGGTCAGCGAGGAGCGCGTGGACAAGATCAAAAACGTGCTCAAGGTGGGCCAGGAAGTCACTGCCCGTGTCATCAAAATTGACAAGGCGGACCGTCGCATCGGCCTGTCCATTAAGGCCGCCAACTACTCCGCGGAGCAGCTCAAAGCCGAGCAGGCCGCCCTGGATGCCCTTAAACCGGGCGAAGACCTGGTGGCCCTGCAGCATGCCTTCGAGGCCGCGGACGAGGAACGCCGCGAGCAGGACCAACAATAA